Proteins from a single region of Pseudomonas fulva:
- a CDS encoding CbtB domain-containing protein, translated as MSSSVLSDSSASALPLSQRILLAVGSCVLGAVLIFFAGFSEVEALHNAAHDTRHSAAFPCH; from the coding sequence ATGTCCAGCAGTGTCCTTTCTGATTCCAGCGCCTCTGCGCTCCCCCTGTCGCAACGTATCCTGCTCGCCGTTGGCAGCTGCGTGCTGGGCGCCGTGCTGATCTTCTTCGCCGGCTTCTCCGAGGTCGAAGCCCTGCACAACGCCGCTCACGATACCCGGCATAGCGCCGCGTTCCCCTGCCACTGA